The genomic interval ATTTGCCAGCTGATCAAAACCTTCGGAGCTTGCTTCAGAAAGCATTGAAAGAGGGTTACGCTCAGCGCTTGGCGTTGAGGCTCCTCCCTCAGAATCTGAGTCATCTTGACTACCCGACGCTGTCAGTTCATTACTGCGTGCAGCATCTCCAGCTCGCGGCTTTTTCAATCGCCTTTGAGATCTATACGAAAATAACTCTGTTTTAATTTACCAAACAAGTCAAGTTTCTAATGATTTGTCAATAAAGATTGTACTCCAGACCTTCTAAGTTCTTCAACATCCATGGCATTTACAGTAAATTGATTGGATACAATATCCTCAGTCGGTGGATAGTACATCAGTGGATGATGGTGGTGGGATTTCTCAGAGCCGGTCGTACCATTCTCGCCCTCTGAGTAATCTTCGACATCGCCATCATGCTCGGTACTTTCGTGGTCCTGTCCAAcatcaaaaattctttgagtGTTTTGAAGATAGAGAATACATGTGCCTAGCAAAGCTGTGATTTAACAAGGAGTAATCCCTTTTAGCGATCGACGTTTTTACAGAAATCGTAATTCCCTGCATGCCTGAAATTtagatatgtataaaaaacaGGTGAACGAGATATACCTCAAATTTGAAACTTCCAAGACTGCTATCGTCTGTATGATGGCGGCTCCTCGATTGCCGAGTCAACTCCGAAAAATTGCTACCTCTAGTTATCGTCACGTTACCGCCCATCACCTATGTGATTGATTGGAAATAATTGTAATGATCAATGAAATGCAGACACCAAAACAAATATGGTGCAAGTCAAAACGAAGCTCAGTAACGTAAGGGACAAAATCATTCACCACTTTAAGGTACTTCATAGTATTGTCGTTCGTGTTCAAAGTGCATAAAATAAGTGTACGTTGAACCAAACATTAAATCTGCAAGCGTGATATAGCATTACGTGAGACAAATGCTTGAGGTACAGTTTTCTGATAATTAACAAAATGCACGCTGTTAAATATTACAAGCAATTCCAACTAAAACGCttgcgtataaatataactgAAATGTTGGAgactgaaataaattattgtgtTATTGCGATGAGTTAGTACCTGTTTTGAATCATCAGCCAATTCTCTGTAACTATCCGGGCATGGTTGAAACTCGTTTTCGTCCTCGTCCTAAAAAGTGGTGTTAAAATGTTTGTTATCTTCCCTACGTAATGAATAGAACGGATATGAAAAGTAAGTGCACATATTTAAATCGACAATGTCATGACGTACCATTAATTTATACAATCATGTCACATTCGAGTGTTTTTATCAAGCACTAGCgtacaaaaattcaacaaaacaTTAGCGGCTGATATTACAATTTGGATATGAATGCCAAAGCTTAGTAAAAATAAGCAGCATGGATCAGGATTAAAAGTTCGGACACTAACCCTCTTGATGATTATAGTATCTCGTCGATAATCACTGCTGCATTTGGTTTCAGTTCCACTATCGATAGAACTGTCTTTAGAACCTCCACCGCCTCCGGCTCCATCAGAATCTACACCTCCACCAACCCGAGGAGCTGGGAATGGGATCACCGGATCACTGTCGTAAACTGACTTGACAGTGATGCCGTCACTTTGTTGTACCCTCTGTGCCCATCTTCCTTTTGGTAAGTCAACTCCAAGCGTCCTGACTCCGCTACCAAGAGGTGATGCCTCCTCAGTTGCAGTGGCAGTCGTTATTTGCTTTTTCGCCCAAAGCGGTAGCTGCCCAACACTGAACCGATAATCAATGCTCGTTCCTTGTGGTGTTGGATTTGCATTGGGGTCAAGAAATTCTGGGGGAGGTGCACCAAATGTTTCATTGTCCAAATGTACAGCTACACCACCTCCATTGACAAGTGGCGGCCTTCTAGAAACATGAATGAGcgcaaaaaaagaatgaataaataaattatattgaaGTTTCCAGACGTAGTGGAAATCGGAGAGTCAGAACTTTGAAATCTTCTGATCACTTACTTTCCAGCTCGCATTGCCTGTTGGGCAAGACGTGCTTGCATGGTGACAACCATGTCGTGAGGAACTTTCCAAACAAAAACACAACCATCTCCACTGGCAGATACCAAGTGCCGACAGTCGGGACTAAATCGTAACCCTGTAACCAGTTCGGAATGGCCCAGCATCGTAGCCATGCATTCGCCACTGTAGTAGTCATAAACACACAGCGTTTTATCAGTACAAGAAGTAGCCACGTATATTCCTGAAGCATCTGCAAGTAAGAAACTTCATTTATGAGTATCAGTCCAGAGGATGTccagagaaatgaaaatgaaatcgatGTTTCTGCTGACCTAACACGACTTTGATGAGAGATCCATCTTCCCCGGCAGATCCTTTGAACGTCTTACTGTGTTTGGCAGTAGCTACATTATATACCCGAATATTTCTGTCTTGGCAGGCTGTTAAAACATGCTTTTGACTCGAATCTACTTCCATATCATACAACGTTGTTTTTCCAGCTGCATTATGACCTCTGGCAAACTGTGGGGAACCCCCTGGTGTCTATGAAGGGGTTGAAATaagattatttgaaaagaattaaatttCTAAAGAACGGTTGACAAATCTATTTTAGGTACTCACTCCTTGAAGCTGCCTGAAAATAATACTTTTATCCGCACCACACGAGACCATCTGGATCTGGTTTGTTTgattcgttggattaaaaaaacgGACGGCAGTTATCGATGAGCTATGATCATCGAGGGTTTGTACAAAGTTATATCCGTGATCCACGCTGAATACATGAATCAGTCGATCTCGGGAGGCACTAGCTAATAATTTTGGTGTGTCTTCTTTAGAAAATCTTGAATATCTAGAATACTCCAGACAAAGCACCTCCGCGTCATGTGCCTCGACACGGCAAACTTCCTCAAGGGTAGAGATTTCGTGAATCCGAATATTCCCGGATCTGAAAACCAGTCGAACCAAATTTTTAGCTATATTTGAGTATATGAAGTGTACCTAATCTCCTCATACGAAGTGATCGATTCGATTTTGTACAGCCTACCTGTCGCCAGATGCAAGGTGTTTTCCATCAGGACTGATCCGAATTGATCTCACTCCGTTTCGCCCATCATAGGAGGCGTCACTTTTTTCTGCAGAACCTGCCGCAGCCAAATCTAGGTCTTTCAGATAAGTCAACTCTGGATCGATGTATAACACCTTCAGCAGTTCCTGAGAGAATTGATTAATTTACGGATGAATTAGCGtctataaattttcttcaaatatttatcgatcTCTCGATCTCTCCAGGTGTCCTGATAAAACTTACGTTGCTGTAAATATTCCGTCTATACATAGTGTCGTCAGATTGTAAATCTCTTTCCAAATTCCATACTCGAATTGTGTCGTCACTCGAACAAGTGACGAAGCTGCCCGGTGGCATTGCACTGACTGCATCTGAGCCAGTAGGATACATTTCAACACCCCAGATGCACGCCgaatgatataaaaatgagTGAGATTTTCCAACTCTCCTGATATCTTTTACATCCCACACATAAATACTGTGATCATTGTAGACACAAGTCAATTTGTGGTGGCATTCGTCGAAAGCCAAAGCTATAGTGTCCGGATATTTCGCACTTGCTGGATGTTGAGACATGTGACTGTAATAGATACAAGGTCGTAAATTACaccagaaaaacaaaacgctGGAATatcattagaaatttttctcacatgtCCGAACGATTATTTACCTTATTGTCAATCCTTGGGCAACATCTACTCCAAGGTAATGTGTTCTAGGTAAAGTTGTAACGAATTCCAAAGAAACGGGACTAAAACACCTTACGATGCCTTCGGCACAGCCTATGAAAATGTATTCGGCACCAACAGCCATGCAATTGGCACTAATTgtctgtaaaaatgaaaggaacagAACGCCAATTAGATTGTTAGTTCTCTCGTGAAAGCCAATGCGCCTCATTCAGACGTTCAATCAAGAAAAAACTGCCTATTAGGATCCACGATACTCGCGGTACGTGGTTATTGGATTGCCTGGGTCAAGCTCAAATCATTTATGAACTTGTGAGGCGTATGAATTGAAAACGACGTTGCCAACCTACCCTTAATTCAACCCATTTATCTAAGAGCCTTCGATTATTAAATTCACAGAGGAGTCCAGTCTTTGTAATAGCATACGTCGAATCGGCCATTTCTCCTCTGCCACAGGCAACGTCGACGAAATCGTTATTCCTCTGCTCACCGAGAATAGCAGATCTACCCATTAAAGGTACGGGTTCTTTgtactgaaataaaaaaggactTTGTTAATTTTCGCAATTAGAGCTTTTCGAAGCGaggtcattttcattttcgctgCCTAGTGTTCGGCGCAGCATCGTGTGGTGATAATTCGTTACCTTGGCACTGCGCGAGTACTCCAAGTACCAAAATTTCACGTGTCTGTTACCAACGGTGACGAAGTAGTTGCCATTTTCAGCAAAGGATACGGCCTTAACTTTACTCGACACTTTATTAGAAGCTACTTTAACGTTGTTTCTCCAATCCCAAACGTTGACGATCATGTCATGTTGGGAACCAACCGAGACGACATATTTGTTGCCTGGTGAAAATgcctgaaacaaatatttctCACTTCGTCATTCATTCAACAAATATAATTAGAGGGATAAATACGATGAATTgtcaataatttcaataaatacaCGTCGTTAGTTGTAAATTCGTTGACTAGAGCTGCTTTCCATCATCCAGAACAGTCAACATTGGAAAGAGTGCGGTAGATTTTTCAACTGCAGACACGAGTAATGAATATGTACCAAGTTAACGGTGTCTGACATGTCAATGCATACGACGTCTTTGTTCGGTGCCCTAAACTTCGAGCGaaggttttatttcattttatttttattttcttcccgcGTCCAGCCTGCAGCGATACGCCTCCACGTGACAAAATGCGTATATTTAAACGGTTCCTTCGTtggtacgtgaaaaaattaatcaaatgcTAACCCACGGTACGCACAAAACAAAATATCTATATAGGTAGGAGAGTTCGTGTAGCCACGCGAAACACCGTTAACATTATGCATATTGAGTAATTTCCTTATACGAAGACACGACGCGCCCGTATCTTCTACTTATATGATAATATCGTTATGGTTATATACTGCAGTGAGTTATTGTTTAAACGCGGTGctgcatgtatacgtattacaaATTACTCATAAAACACGGAGTTCGTAGCTATTACAAAAAACTACGTGAAAGACCTACGCCCTTTCAAAAATATCTAAATTCACCAAAGAAACACTAAAAACTATTTCTCTTCGGCCGGTACACAATTATGAGGCAATCGATGGTCTACACTCTTATTGCGTAAGTCGCATAACGAGCATACATTTTCCATAATACGTGCTTTACGTAAAGTGTGAATTTTGATTCATGTTCGCTATTCGCAAAGAGTGACACCGAAATGCTGCCTGTATATTTACACCGTAAAGACGTTGGGTGCAGCGTGGTTTTTCTcccgtatacattatacgccGCGCAGGGCGGGGTCTCTCTTGCTCACGCGTTCAAGTCACCCGCCGCACCGATAGAAATCGGGCAGTTAAACTCAACATTTCGCGCTATTCGCACTGGTTCGTTTGTTCGATAGAAAACtgacgatgaaattgaaaaaatagtaATACATAATTCTACGTAATATTGGACAGGGTTATGAAACAAATTTCagtgtaggtatgtacgtgcatACGGAATGAAAGtccgatgtatacgtataccacgtCTTAGATAAAATATGATATTCGTTTGCGATACGGCTGCGTTATAACTGCAGTAATCATCATCAGGCGTTCGGCGTAGCCTCGCT from Athalia rosae chromosome 1, iyAthRosa1.1, whole genome shotgun sequence carries:
- the LOC105683743 gene encoding mitogen-activated protein kinase-binding protein 1 isoform X4, whose translation is MMDPPLTSKVIRAPSLKRGQENVRIQDRIKLERVLGVTVSSNAALDCDQTNGLVAYPAGCTVVLFNPRKNSQTHVLNGCRKTVTSLALSGDGKLLATGECGHVPNVRVWDVSDPQNAVQIAEFPGHKYGINCVAFSPGNKYVVSVGSQHDMIVNVWDWRNNVKVASNKVSSKVKAVSFAENGNYFVTVGNRHVKFWYLEYSRSAKYKEPVPLMGRSAILGEQRNNDFVDVACGRGEMADSTYAITKTGLLCEFNNRRLLDKWVELRTISANCMAVGAEYIFIGCAEGIVRCFSPVSLEFVTTLPRTHYLGVDVAQGLTISHMSQHPASAKYPDTIALAFDECHHKLTCVYNDHSIYVWDVKDIRRVGKSHSFLYHSACIWGVEMYPTGSDAVSAMPPGSFVTCSSDDTIRVWNLERDLQSDDTMYRRNIYSNELLKVLYIDPELTYLKDLDLAAAGSAEKSDASYDGRNGVRSIRISPDGKHLASGDRSGNIRIHEISTLEEVCRVEAHDAEVLCLEYSRYSRFSKEDTPKLLASASRDRLIHVFSVDHGYNFVQTLDDHSSSITAVRFFNPTNQTNQIQMVSCGADKSIIFRQLQGTPGGSPQFARGHNAAGKTTLYDMEVDSSQKHVLTACQDRNIRVYNVATAKHSKTFKGSAGEDGSLIKVVLDASGIYVATSCTDKTLCVYDYYSGECMATMLGHSELVTGLRFSPDCRHLVSASGDGCVFVWKVPHDMVVTMQARLAQQAMRAGKRPPLVNGGGVAVHLDNETFGAPPPEFLDPNANPTPQGTSIDYRFSVGQLPLWAKKQITTATATEEASPLGSGVRTLGVDLPKGRWAQRVQQSDGITVKSVYDSDPVIPFPAPRVGGGVDSDGAGGGGGSKDSSIDSGTETKCSSDYRRDTIIIKRDEDENEFQPCPDSYRELADDSKQVMGGNVTITRGSNFSELTRQSRSRHHTDDSSLGSFKFEDHESTEHDGDVEDYSEGENGTTGSEKSHHHHPLMYYPPTEDIVSNQFTVNAMDVEELRRSQRRLKKPRAGDAARSNELTASGSQDDSDSEGGASTPSAERNPLSMLSEASSEGFDQLANQSHREKYLKSAFESLSGAEEPTNISKTTSISSKFHGRTNSTGESGSSRARNVAVINAAKHTRGDTDATKKREELQRRIEETRRKLQSVGYRSSLKSSQSISDLSSHIPSEKHHRQGRLNAVGSSGGRLSSKVVDSEEEGGGMRRACSLSDLSVSPPNRLLHGPIKVSGKLSTKNGSNSSRGTGSGGNGGQSRHTMGKGYANHMTRSSSVGVLNQQSDSESDVGISSGSRGWNSQSSGSRISGLMRPTISSQNKANHQMKSASSTGNGLPSVLRRRGMQGAYSSVNLSQVGNHEDSSSEDTSSNGNSGKPALPPRPRSISIDHSSASLSVPTAMVRRSGSTTTVTNGRGGANGSLGQGGNRLASANRNQLEPSPHELPVKDTDQAIDIASAELSTQLCHTIADELTRTADNVVQLYKRLTLDNSGDPTATALDRDTMLRGLEASVKEAMHTLRLVAASGANHNNDGGNTTNEATAKFEELIAGQDQGKFVNMMQQYSELLLNLMQQRMGGAQTNHT
- the LOC105683743 gene encoding mitogen-activated protein kinase-binding protein 1 isoform X6, encoding MMDPPLTSKVIRAPSLKRGQENVRIQDRIKLERVLGVTVSSNAALDCDQTNGLVAYPAGCTVVLFNPRKNSQTHVLNGCRKTVTSLALSGDGKLLATGECGHVPNVRVWDVSDPQNAVQIAEFPGHKYGINCVAFSPGNKYVVSVGSQHDMIVNVWDWRNNVKVASNKVSSKVKAVSFAENGNYFVTVGNRHVKFWYLEYSRSAKYKEPVPLMGRSAILGEQRNNDFVDVACGRGEMADSTYAITKTGLLCEFNNRRLLDKWVELRTISANCMAVGAEYIFIGCAEGIVRCFSPVSLEFVTTLPRTHYLGVDVAQGLTISHMSQHPASAKYPDTIALAFDECHHKLTCVYNDHSIYVWDVKDIRRVGKSHSFLYHSACIWGVEMYPTGSDAVSAMPPGSFVTCSSDDTIRVWNLERDLQSDDTMYRRNIYSNELLKVLYIDPELTYLKDLDLAAAGSAEKSDASYDGRNGVRSIRISPDGKHLASGDRSGNIRIHEISTLEEVCRVEAHDAEVLCLEYSRYSRFSKEDTPKLLASASRDRLIHVFSVDHGYNFVQTLDDHSSSITAVRFFNPTNQTNQIQMVSCGADKSIIFRQLQGTPGGSPQFARGHNAAGKTTLYDMEVDSSQKHVLTACQDRNIRVYNVATAKHSKTFKGSAGEDGSLIKVVLDASGIYVATSCTDKTLCVYDYYSGECMATMLGHSELVTGLRFSPDCRHLVSASGDGCVFVWKVPHDMVVTMQARLAQQAMRAGKRPPLVNGGGVAVHLDNETFGAPPPEFLDPNANPTPQGTSIDYRFSVGQLPLWAKKQITTATATEEASPLGSGVRTLGVDLPKGRWAQRVQQSDGITVKSVYDSDPVIPFPAPRVGGGVDSDGAGGGGGSKDSSIDSGTETKCSSDYRRDTIIIKRDEDENEFQPCPDSYRELADDSKQVMGGNVTITRGSNFSELTRQSRSRHHTDDSSLGSFKFEDHESTEHDGDVEDYSEGENGTTGSEKSHHHHPLMYYPPTEDIVSNQFTVNAMDVEELRRSQRRLKKPRAGDAARSNELTASGSQDDSDSEGGASTPSAERNPLSMLSEASSEGFDQLANQSHREKYLKSAFESLSGAEEPTNISKTTSISSKFHGRTNSTGESGSSRARNVAVINAAKHTRGDTDATKKREELQRRIEETRRKLQSVGYRSSLKSSQSISDLSSHIPSEKHHRQGRLNAVSGKLSTKNGSNSSRGTGSGGNGGQSRHTMGKGYANHMTRSSSVGVLNQQSDSESDVGISSGSRGWNSQSSGSRISGLMRPTISSQNKANHQMKSASSTGNGLPSVLRRRGMQGAYSSVNLSQVGNHEDSSSEDTSSNGNSGKPALPPRPRSISIDHSSASLSVPTAMVRRSGSTTTVTNGRGGANGSLGQGGNRLASANRNQLEPSPHELPVKDTDQAIDIASAELVMDNSLVSTQLCHTIADELTRTADNVVQLYKRLTLDNSGDPTATALDRDTMLRGLEASVKEAMHTLRLVAASGANHNNDGGNTTNEATAKFEELIAGQDQGKFVNMMQQYSELLLNLMQQRMGGAQTNHT
- the LOC105683743 gene encoding mitogen-activated protein kinase-binding protein 1 isoform X3, translated to MSLIAPRNSSPVVRDKESVPAYDIKLERVLGVTVSSNAALDCDQTNGLVAYPAGCTVVLFNPRKNSQTHVLNGCRKTVTSLALSGDGKLLATGECGHVPNVRVWDVSDPQNAVQIAEFPGHKYGINCVAFSPGNKYVVSVGSQHDMIVNVWDWRNNVKVASNKVSSKVKAVSFAENGNYFVTVGNRHVKFWYLEYSRSAKYKEPVPLMGRSAILGEQRNNDFVDVACGRGEMADSTYAITKTGLLCEFNNRRLLDKWVELRTISANCMAVGAEYIFIGCAEGIVRCFSPVSLEFVTTLPRTHYLGVDVAQGLTISHMSQHPASAKYPDTIALAFDECHHKLTCVYNDHSIYVWDVKDIRRVGKSHSFLYHSACIWGVEMYPTGSDAVSAMPPGSFVTCSSDDTIRVWNLERDLQSDDTMYRRNIYSNELLKVLYIDPELTYLKDLDLAAAGSAEKSDASYDGRNGVRSIRISPDGKHLASGDRSGNIRIHEISTLEEVCRVEAHDAEVLCLEYSRYSRFSKEDTPKLLASASRDRLIHVFSVDHGYNFVQTLDDHSSSITAVRFFNPTNQTNQIQMVSCGADKSIIFRQLQGTPGGSPQFARGHNAAGKTTLYDMEVDSSQKHVLTACQDRNIRVYNVATAKHSKTFKGSAGEDGSLIKVVLDASGIYVATSCTDKTLCVYDYYSGECMATMLGHSELVTGLRFSPDCRHLVSASGDGCVFVWKVPHDMVVTMQARLAQQAMRAGKRPPLVNGGGVAVHLDNETFGAPPPEFLDPNANPTPQGTSIDYRFSVGQLPLWAKKQITTATATEEASPLGSGVRTLGVDLPKGRWAQRVQQSDGITVKSVYDSDPVIPFPAPRVGGGVDSDGAGGGGGSKDSSIDSGTETKCSSDYRRDTIIIKRDEDENEFQPCPDSYRELADDSKQVMGGNVTITRGSNFSELTRQSRSRHHTDDSSLGSFKFEDHESTEHDGDVEDYSEGENGTTGSEKSHHHHPLMYYPPTEDIVSNQFTVNAMDVEELRRSQRRLKKPRAGDAARSNELTASGSQDDSDSEGGASTPSAERNPLSMLSEASSEGFDQLANQSHREKYLKSAFESLSGAEEPTNISKTTSISSKFHGRTNSTGESGSSRARNVAVINAAKHTRGDTDATKKREELQRRIEETRRKLQSVGYRSSLKSSQSISDLSSHIPSEKHHRQGRLNAVGSSGGRLSSKVVDSEEEGGGMRRACSLSDLSVSPPNRLLHGPIKVSGKLSTKNGSNSSRGTGSGGNGGQSRHTMGKGYANHMTRSSSVGVLNQQSDSESDVGISSGSRGWNSQSSGSRISGLMRPTISSQNKANHQMKSASSTGNGLPSVLRRRGMQGAYSSVNLSQVGNHEDSSSEDTSSNGNSGKPALPPRPRSISIDHSSASLSVPTAMVRRSGSTTTVTNGRGGANGSLGQGGNRLASANRNQLEPSPHELPVKDTDQAIDIASAELVMDNSLVSTQLCHTIADELTRTADNVVQLYKRLTLDNSGDPTATALDRDTMLRGLEASVKEAMHTLRLVAASGANHNNDGGNTTNEATAKFEELIAGQDQGKFVNMMQQYSELLLNLMQQRMGGAQTNHT
- the LOC105683743 gene encoding WD repeat-containing protein 62 isoform X5, translated to MMDPPLTSKVIRAPSLKRGQENVRIQDRIKLERVLGVTVSSNAALDCDQTNGLVAYPAGCTVVLFNPRKNSQTHVLNGCRKTVTSLALSGDGKLLATGECGHVPNVRVWDVSDPQNAVQIAEFPGHKYGINCVAFSPGNKYVVSVGSQHDMIVNVWDWRNNVKVASNKVSSKVKAVSFAENGNYFVTVGNRHVKFWYLEYSRSAKYKEPVPLMGRSAILGEQRNNDFVDVACGRGEMADSTYAITKTGLLCEFNNRRLLDKWVELRTISANCMAVGAEYIFIGCAEGIVRCFSPVSLEFVTTLPRTHYLGVDVAQGLTISHMSQHPASAKYPDTIALAFDECHHKLTCVYNDHSIYVWDVKDIRRVGKSHSFLYHSACIWGVEMYPTGSDAVSAMPPGSFVTCSSDDTIRVWNLERDLQSDDTMYRRNIYSNELLKVLYIDPELTYLKDLDLAAAGSAEKSDASYDGRNGVRSIRISPDGKHLASGDRSGNIRIHEISTLEEVCRVEAHDAEVLCLEYSRYSRFSKEDTPKLLASASRDRLIHVFSVDHGYNFVQTLDDHSSSITAVRFFNPTNQTNQIQMVSCGADKSIIFRQLQGTPGGSPQFARGHNAAGKTTLYDMEVDSSQKHVLTACQDRNIRVYNVATAKHSKTFKGSAGEDGSLIKVVLDASGIYVATSCTDKTLCVYDYYSGECMATMLGHSELVTGLRFSPDCRHLVSASGDGCVFVWKVPHDMVVTMQARLAQQAMRAGKRPPLVNGGGVAVHLDNETFGAPPPEFLDPNANPTPQGTSIDYRFSVGQLPLWAKKQITTATATEEASPLGSGVRTLGVDLPKGRWAQRVQQSDGITVKSVYDSDPVIPFPAPRVGGGVDSDGAGGGGGSKDSSIDSGTETKCSSDYRRDTIIIKRVMGGNVTITRGSNFSELTRQSRSRHHTDDSSLGSFKFEDHESTEHDGDVEDYSEGENGTTGSEKSHHHHPLMYYPPTEDIVSNQFTVNAMDVEELRRSQRRLKKPRAGDAARSNELTASGSQDDSDSEGGASTPSAERNPLSMLSEASSEGFDQLANQSHREKYLKSAFESLSGAEEPTNISKTTSISSKFHGRTNSTGESGSSRARNVAVINAAKHTRGDTDATKKREELQRRIEETRRKLQSVGYRSSLKSSQSISDLSSHIPSEKHHRQGRLNAVGSSGGRLSSKVVDSEEEGGGMRRACSLSDLSVSPPNRLLHGPIKVSGKLSTKNGSNSSRGTGSGGNGGQSRHTMGKGYANHMTRSSSVGVLNQQSDSESDVGISSGSRGWNSQSSGSRISGLMRPTISSQNKANHQMKSASSTGNGLPSVLRRRGMQGAYSSVNLSQVGNHEDSSSEDTSSNGNSGKPALPPRPRSISIDHSSASLSVPTAMVRRSGSTTTVTNGRGGANGSLGQGGNRLASANRNQLEPSPHELPVKDTDQAIDIASAELVMDNSLVSTQLCHTIADELTRTADNVVQLYKRLTLDNSGDPTATALDRDTMLRGLEASVKEAMHTLRLVAASGANHNNDGGNTTNEATAKFEELIAGQDQGKFVNMMQQYSELLLNLMQQRMGGAQTNHT
- the LOC105683743 gene encoding mitogen-activated protein kinase-binding protein 1 isoform X2, producing MMDPPLTSKVIRAPSLKRGQENVRIQDRIKLERVLGVTVSSNAALDCDQTNGLVAYPAGCTVVLFNPRKNSQTHVLNGCRKTVTSLALSGDGKLLATGECGHVPNVRVWDVSDPQNAVQIAEFPGHKYGINCVAFSPGNKYVVSVGSQHDMIVNVWDWRNNVKVASNKVSSKVKAVSFAENGNYFVTVGNRHVKFWYLEYSRSAKYKEPVPLMGRSAILGEQRNNDFVDVACGRGEMADSTYAITKTGLLCEFNNRRLLDKWVELRTISANCMAVGAEYIFIGCAEGIVRCFSPVSLEFVTTLPRTHYLGVDVAQGLTISHMSQHPASAKYPDTIALAFDECHHKLTCVYNDHSIYVWDVKDIRRVGKSHSFLYHSACIWGVEMYPTGSDAVSAMPPGSFVTCSSDDTIRVWNLERDLQSDDTMYRRNIYSNELLKVLYIDPELTYLKDLDLAAAGSAEKSDASYDGRNGVRSIRISPDGKHLASGDRSGNIRIHEISTLEEVCRVEAHDAEVLCLEYSRYSRFSKEDTPKLLASASRDRLIHVFSVDHGYNFVQTLDDHSSSITAVRFFNPTNQTNQIQMVSCGADKSIIFRQLQGTPGGSPQFARGHNAAGKTTLYDMEVDSSQKHVLTACQDRNIRVYNVATAKHSKTFKGSAGEDGSLIKVVLDASGIYVATSCTDKTLCVYDYYSGECMATMLGHSELVTGLRFSPDCRHLVSASGDGCVFVWKVPHDMVVTMQARLAQQAMRAGKRPPLVNGGGVAVHLDNETFGAPPPEFLDPNANPTPQGTSIDYRFSVGQLPLWAKKQITTATATEEASPLGSGVRTLGVDLPKGRWAQRVQQSDGITVKSVYDSDPVIPFPAPRVGGGVDSDGAGGGGGSKDSSIDSGTETKCSSDYRRDTIIIKRDEDENEFQPCPDSYRELADDSKQVMGGNVTITRGSNFSELTRQSRSRHHTDDSSLGSFKFEDHESTEHDGDVEDYSEGENGTTGSEKSHHHHPLMYYPPTEDIVSNQFTVNAMDVEELRRSQRRLKKPRAGDAARSNELTASGSQDDSDSEGGASTPSAERNPLSMLSEASSEGFDQLANQSHREKYLKSAFESLSGAEEPTNISKTTSISSKFHGRTNSTGESGSSRARNVAVINAAKHTRGDTDATKKREELQRRIEETRRKLQSVGYRSSLKSSQSISDLSSHIPSEKHHRQGRLNAVGSSGGRLSSKVVDSEEEGGGMRRACSLSDLSVSPPNRLLHGPIKVSGKLSTKNGSNSSRGTGSGGNGGQSRHTMGKGYANHMTRSSSVGVLNQQSDSESDVGISSGSRGWNSQSSGSRISGLMRPTISSQNKANHQMKSASSTGNGLPSVLRRRGMQGAYSSVNLSQVGNHEDSSSEDTSSNGNSGKPALPPRPRSISIDHSSASLSVPTAMVRRSGSTTTVTNGRGGANGSLGQGGNRLASANRNQLEPSPHELPVKDTDQAIDIASAELVMDNSLVSTQLCHTIADELTRTADNVVQLYKRLTLDNSGDPTATALDRDTMLRGLEASVKEAMHTLRLVAASGANHNNDGGNTTNEATAKFEELIAGQDQGKFVNMMQQYSELLLNLMQQRMGGAQTNHT